Sequence from the Phragmites australis chromosome 11, lpPhrAust1.1, whole genome shotgun sequence genome:
ATCCATTGTCCATGAAGAACTTGCCACACGGTCTCCCATTCTTGCAATTCAGTAACACGTCATTGAAATCAGGATCGAGTGCATACTGCTCCTTTAGAGTTTCTAgcccaaaaatcttaaaatcaagCTGAGAGAGCATGGTGTATCGGCGAGatagcgcatcagcaatcacattttctttccctttcttgtgtttgatgacatagggaaaagactcaataaattctacccatttagcatgctGATGATTCAGATTTGATTGGTTTCGAATatgcttcaaagattcatgatcaaaatgaataatgaattctctaggccacaaataatgctgACAAGTCACAAGCGTTTGAACTAACGCAAGTAgctctttatcataagtggaatagttcaaactagggccacttaatttctcactgaaataagcaactaGTTTGCCCTCTTGCAGCAACACACCTCCTAGCCCAATTCCACtaagcatcacattctagctcaaacatCTTAGTGAAATCAGGAAGCTGAAGCAAAGGTGCATgggttaacttatctttcaaagTCAGGAAGGCCTCGTCTTGTGCTGGACCCCAAGAGAATGGAACACCTTTCTTCGTGAGTTCGTTCAGCGGGGCGGCGATGGTACTGAAATAACGAACGAATCtgcgatagaatccagcaagccCGAGGAAACTCCGAATCTGCGTCACCGTGGAAGGAGTTGGCCAGCTCTGGATTGCTTCGATCTTGGAGCTGTCCACTTCTATACCTTGTgctgtaacaacatagccaagaaaagatacATGGGCTGTGCAAAAGCTGCACTTATCCAAGTTCTCAAAAAGACATGCACTTCGCAAAGCATcgaaaacagcacgtaaatgatcaataTGTTCCTCCAAAGAGTTGTTGTAAATCAGtatatcatcaaaatagacAACCACAAATTTGCCTATGAAAGCAcgcaaaacttcgttcattagtCTCATGAAAGTACTGGGTGCGTTAGTTAAtccaaaaggcatgactaaccactcatataaaccgaacttagttttgaaagctgttttccattcatcccccAATTTCATGTGaatctgatggtacccactacgcaaatcaaccttagagaaTACAACAGCGCCACttagttcatcaagcatatcatctaacctagggatagggtgacgatatcgtACTGTGATATTGTTAATGGTgcgacaatcaacacacatacgccatgaGCCATCTTTCTTGGGCACTAACAGGACAGGAACAGCACATGGGCTAAGAGATTCATGGATGTACCCCTTATCAAGTAATTCTTGTACCTGGCGCTGAATTTCTTTCGTCTCGTCGGGATTGGTGCGATATGGCGCACGGTTGGGCAATGAAGCTCCCGGAATAAGGTCAATctgatgttcaatgccacggAGAGGTGGGAGACCTGCAGGTAAATCCTTCGGAAAAACGTCGGAGTATTCCTGCAAAAGATTAGTGACAGTAGGAGGCACAAAAGATGGTGCCTCGTCAATCGAAAATAGCACCTGTGTGCATATGAGAGCATAGCATGTAGAGGCACTAGAGTCCCACTCATCGAAATCAGCTTGAGTAGCAAGCAAAACAGGACCATTCAGTTTTATTTCTTGTGCTACAATCTGATTCTCACTTTGTTTATGCTCTCTACTCGccctagcaagttcatctcgCACAATTTGTTCAGGGGTCATTGGATGCAAAACAATTTATTTCCCTTAAAGAGGAGTGAGTACTGGTTAGTGCGACCATTATGCACACAATCTgtatcatattgccaaggtcTACCTAGCAACAaggaacatgcttgcataggaacaacatcacaatcaacataatcatgatacGAACCCATAGCAAAGTGGATCCTTACTGAACGTGTTACCTTCATCTTACCACCTTGGTTGAGCCATTGGATGTGGTAGGGGTGGGGATGTGGTCGAGTTGAGAGAGCAAGCTTTTCCACCAGATCTgtgcttgccaagttgttgcagcttccgcCATCGATGATGATTCGAACTGATCGCTCTTGAACAACGCCTTTGgtgtgaaacaaagtatggcgctGGTTTTGTTCTTGTGGTGCAAGCCGAGTACTAAGTACACGCTGCACTACCAGGCTGAAATACTTGTCGGCATCATCAGCAGCAACATGTTCTTCATGAGCAAATGTATCTTTGTGTCCTGCAACGTCAGTGGCAAGCATGGCATATGTTGCATCATCCAAATCACTAGCTGAAGAATACTCACCATCCTCACGTATGACCAGCACGCGCTTGTTTGGACAGTCACGGATGACGTGTCCATAGCCCTTGCAGCGGTGGCACTGTATCTCCTTAGTGCATCCGGTAGAAGCAACCAAAGCACTTGGTGTTGAACTGTTGTGTGCAGCTTTGGTTTGTACATGAGGTGCTAAAGACACGGTTTGTTGTTTGTTGCTGGATGGAGATGGTGCAGCCGAAGGGGAGGACGACGCAGCCGTAGTGGCTGGTTTCCAAGAGTTGGTGCGACCTGCAGAATAGTTAGCTCGTGTCCTCGTTTGACGTCCCTGCACTTCACGTTCAGCtttgcaagcaagatggaacaaacGAGTAATATTATTGTACTCCTTGTAATCAAGaacatcctgaatttcacgaTTCAGCCCCCCCAAAAACCGTGCCATAGCTGCATCATCATTCTCAACTAagccacaacgcaacataccaaTTTGCAGCTCCTGATAGTACTCTTCAACAGAATTGGTACCTTGACGTAAGCGTTGCAATTTATTAAGCATGTCACGAGCATAGTACGAGGGAACAAATCTATGAGCGTTGCAATTTATTAAGCATGTCACGAGCATAGTACGAGGGAACAAATCTATGTCGCATAAGCAATTTTAAAGCTTCCCAAGTTGTGGGGATGTTATTGAAATGCTTACCACAATGTTCTCTCCACcaaatagatgcaaaatctgTAAACTCACTAGTAGCAGCCCTAACTTGGTTATTTGCAGGAAAAGCATGGCATGCAAACTTTTGATCAATAGCGAGCTCCCAGTTAAGAtaagcatcaggatcatatttGCTATTGAACGCAGGTATAGTGAATTTAACTTTAGCAAAAGAATCATCCTGATTACGTACCTCACGTCGGTGCTGGTTTTGACGCATACCTTGCTGATTTGCACGCCACCGATGATGATCCCGAGCATTGTGGTTATTGGGAAGCTCTTCATGCTCGGTATCACCAGCGTAATCAGCATCACCCTGTTCGTCAATCTCACTATGGGCAGCTTGGCCCTGTACAACATTAGCAAGCTGTTGTGACAGGTCCTGAAGGCGTGTCATGATGTTGGCCAGATTAGTGTTGGTGGTGGCCTGGGCGGTCTTCATCTCATTCAGCGTTGCACCTGTTGCAAGCTGGGAGCTCTCAAGCTGGCCCAGGCGCTCATTTGTTGTTCGGATATCATCGCCAAGTCCTTCTACCTGCAGCCTCATTTGCTGCTCAAAGTGCTGTATGATGCCCTTTGTTCGAGGAGAATGCGCCATCCTGTTGTCTGAAGTATCCGAAGGACCTGTCATTGTTAGCACAACAAAAAAAGAGCAAGGAACACAAGTGTATGTCCTATAACTTCAGGGTGTGGTGCTGTTCAGATTACACACGCTAAAGCCATTATCAAATTCTTACCAATTCTTACCAAGCCGACAGGGGTGACCTGCAACCAGCGGCGTCAACCAGTGAAGATTGGATGGAGCGATTGCCAGGTGACACAAAGCCGTTCGTTGTAGAAATCTGTGTAGCTATAGGAAGGTTTCACTTTGTAGCAAGGATGAGCACAATCAATTCAGCACAtgcaagtgcacatgcaatttgaataagtgttcaaaatatgttgCAATGCTGCTGGTATAAACAAGGTGAGAAATGTATCAGCTTGGTTGCGCAACGAATAATGTGACTTGATGCAAGCAACGAATAAATCTCACACCAAGTACTAGGAGAGACCCTAGCCGACTACTCAAAGCTGCTGTTAGGGGGGGGGGCGGAAAAGTTCACACGACGTGAGGCACATGCATATGAAAACGAAGTTCAATGCAAACAACCCCTAGCTTGAGTAGTATGCAACAGCTAGGCTCGAACGATgaaatggaatttttttttggtgcgACGAAGGCTATCAGGAAGCACGAGTGTAGCCTATGCTAGGTCCTGGGAGTGTACTGGGCATAATTTTTTTGTGGTTGTGGCGCACAGGGGTAAAAAGGTAattaaaagatactctctctctctctctctctctaaacaagGAAGCCTGTGCGCATGGATCGACCTGGGTACTTTCCTTCCTATTTCAAAGGATCGGCAAACCCTGGAAATGGCTCTTTCCTTCTATGGTTGAGACAATGGTTTTGGACAGCAAGACTAACCTATCctcttttttttggcttttatgtggatgataggAATGTAAATTGCACGACAAAGGTAGGGGAACGATCTCACCGAGCAAcctgaaatctgataccacttaata
This genomic interval carries:
- the LOC133884007 gene encoding uncharacterized protein LOC133884007, whose translation is MAHSPRTKGIIQHFEQQMRLQVEGLGDDIRTTNERLGQLESSQLATGATLNEMKTAQATTNTNLANIMTRLQDLSQQLANVVQGQAAHSEIDEQGDADYAGDTEHEELPNNHNARDHHRWRANQQGMRQNQHRREVRNQDDSFAKVKFTIPAFNSKYDPDAYLNWELAIDQKFACHAFPANNQVRAATSEFTDFASIWWREHCGTNSVEEYYQELQIGMLRCGLVENDDAAMARFLGGLNREIQDVLDYKEYNNITRLFHLACKAEREVQGRQTRTRANYSAGRTNSWKPATTAASSSPSAAPSPSSNKQQTVSLAPHVQTKAAHNSSTPSALVASTGCTKEIQCHRCKGYGHVIRDCPNKRVLVIREDGEYSSASDLDDATYAMLATDVAGHKDTFAHEEHVAADDADKYFSLEYSDVFPKDLPAGLPPLRGIEHQIDLIPGASLPNRAPYRTNPDETKEIQRQVQELLDKGYIHESLSPCAVPVLLVPKKDGSWRKFVVVYFDDILIYNNSLEEHIDHLRAVFDALRSACLFENLDKCSFCTAHVSFLGYVVTAQGIEVDSSKIEAIQSWPTPSTVTQIRSFLGLAGFYRRFVRYFSTIAAPLNELTKKGVPFSWGPAQDEAFLTLKDKLTHAPLLQLPDFTKMFELECDA